In the Desulfurispira natronophila genome, TACGGGGCAGGCGCACACCCCTAAAGGCTTTTTTACTGGATCAGCGCCAAGTGGCTGGCATTGGCAATATCTATGCAGATGAGGCCCTGTGGGGTGCTGGTCTGCATCCGGCAACCCCCGCCGGGAGCCTGAGCCAGGAGCAGGTTCACTTTTTGTATAGCTCTATTATAGAAGCGCTGCAGCGTGGACTGCGCAATATGGGCACAACCCTTGGCAACAGCCAAGCGAATTTTTACTCTGTTGCCGGACGGCGAGGACGCAACGAGGATGAGTTGCGAGTCTTTCGTCGTACAGGACTGCCCTGTCCACGCTGTGGGCAGGCCATTGAGCGCACGGTTCTGGCCCAGCGCTCTACCCACTACTGCCTCAGGTGTCAGCAAAATGGTAAAAGAACTTGAAAGCAATGACTATACTTATGCTTTTATCCCTTATCCCCTCCATCCTTGTTTATTTTCTTTTTCTGTCTGTTTTTTCAACATGGATAAAAAACTTATATCGTAACCAACTACCCTAAAAGGAGAATTTCCATGCTGCAACCAGGCGATCAGGCTCCCCTTGATATTGAAATCAGCGATCACGATGGCAACCCCTTTCGACTGCGCGATGTGCTCGGCCAACAGACGATCATTTACTTTTACCCTAAAGACAACACTCCTGGCTGCAGCGCCCAAGCCTGCAGCATCCGGGACAGTTGGAGTGCCTTGCAGGCTAAAGGAGTGCAGCTCTACGGTGTCAGCGCTGATTCCCCTCAGAGTCACCAGCGCTTTATTGAAAAGAAGCAGTTGCCTTTCCCCCTGCTTTCCGACCCGGAAAAAAAGCTTTGTGAAGCTTTTGGCGCCTGGGGTGAGAAGAAAATCTTTGGCAAAATATCTTTGGGAATCAAGCGGATGAGCTTTATTCTGGACAAGGAGGGCAAGGTGCTGGATGTCATTGAAAAGGTGAAGACCAAAGAGCACGCGCGCCAGCTCCTGGATGCGCTGGAAGCACGGGAGGGCTCCTGATGTCCAGTGCCTGGTCCTGTCCCCACAATTTGGAGGAGCGCTGTGCTATTCGGCAGCAGCAGCC is a window encoding:
- the bcp gene encoding thioredoxin-dependent thiol peroxidase, whose protein sequence is MLQPGDQAPLDIEISDHDGNPFRLRDVLGQQTIIYFYPKDNTPGCSAQACSIRDSWSALQAKGVQLYGVSADSPQSHQRFIEKKQLPFPLLSDPEKKLCEAFGAWGEKKIFGKISLGIKRMSFILDKEGKVLDVIEKVKTKEHARQLLDALEAREGS